The segment AAGACAATACATCTGTGTTGATGCATGAAGTTTGAATTCTCACATGTGTGTGACATCTttgcagctaaaataaaaatgaactaCAAGACTGTGAGATTAGAATAAATCCCTTCTCATCTagttggcctttttttttttacaggatgCACTATTTTTATTCCACTAAATAATCTGGATGATTTccatttaatttatatttttacatacCAGAATATTTGACAACAAACCATGCATATAGAACAGGCTTCCCAGTAAGCAGCTAAATCAGACAATTGCCTGTTCTGCACGGTTTTTCTTCAGTTCAACTATGTCATACATTATTAGTATTCACACCGGCTGTCCTCTCCGCAGACGCAGGTTAAAGGGCTTTTCAAtctgttttcttattttgtggGCAAATCAGTTTGATTTTGTTTCTGCTATTGGCAGCACAGATCATCAACAGCATGTACCACACAGAGGGCCAGAGGCtctaaacaaaagcaaaaatttTAATCTCTTCTTAAAGAATCTTCTAATCCCACACTCTTTCCAAAAAACCAAAGAACTCACTCTGCTTTTTCACACAAGAAAAGGGCGCAAAAAAAGGTCTACTTCATAATTAGTGCCATTTCAATTAAATGGCCAATTACCACAGTGCATGGTGAGTTAAATTGCAGCCTAGCTCCTCTGTTCTTTCAGTAATTACAGGGTTTATGTATGCCATGGCCACAGCGGCTGACTTGGGTGGGTGAGGTGTGATTGATTTTTTAAGTTGGGGACTGTACACGGCGGTGTGGATGTAATgtagagggagggaggtgggcactgaggaaaaagagaagaagagagagagagagagagagagagagggagggttgTGACGACCAGAGCGGCTCTGGAGGAGGATGAAACATTCAGCCGTGTTTCTTGGTTGTTGCACCTGAGTGCTGGTACCATCTCAGAGTGAGAGCTGCTCCTATTATAAGCCATATTATGGTAAGCTttaattttatatttacaaaatgtattctgaaatgtttttatttttatgtatctaTTTATATTTAATCATTCCATCCTGCCTCTGTTTCAGTACATACAGTAATTAAAAAGGTGAATATGTCAGTCACTGAGTGTAGAATTTTATATTCagatttgttgtgtgtgtgtcagcatacAGAAGGCAGAAGGAGCATGAGACTTTGTGATCAAAGATCGCTTAACTCTCCATTTCACTTGCAGGTAGTTTGTGTTGGTTTGTGGTGGGGTTAAGGTGGTAACTCCTCGGTTAGGTTCAGATTTGTGGTTTAAGTTTGAACAGACTGTTTCgcaacattaaaaaacattttttatgttttttaaaaaataaaattttttaaattgttttaatgtGCCCCATCTGcttcttctctgccattttaatTAAACAACATGCACTACTCTCATACAGCCACAGGAGGGCACTGTAGCCATAATCGTATGATGTGTAATCTTCCAGAGTTGTCACGTTGTAGCTACAAAGATGGCGGGGAAGCTTGTTGaagtttacttttaaaaacaacatttcattGTGCTTTGCATAATGACAATGAAGAATCTTGATTCTTAAAATTGTGACACTCCTTTTCTCCTTACACTCCTGACACTCCTTATCAATTGCTGTCTTTTTGTCTTGAGGATTCTGAATAAGAAGAATAACTAAACTGTGGCCCGGTGACTTGACAAGATGGAGAACAACACCACCATCTTTCAGGACATCACTCAGGttgtaaatgtgacaaaaatCCCTGTGAACCCTCTGGAGGAAAAAGTCATCACCATATTCCTGACCACGCTCATCTGTGGAGTTGGTATTGCTGGGAATATAATGGTAGTTCTGGTAGTGCTGCGCACCAAACACATGGTGACTCCGACTAACTGTTACCTGGTCAGCTTGGCGGTTGCGGACCTGATTGTGCTCCTGGCTGCCGGTCTGCCAAATATCTCTGACGTTGTCGCCTTCTGGATATACGGCTACACAGGATGCTTGTGTATAACTTACCTTCAGTATCTGGGCATCAACGTGTCGTCCTGTTCCATCACAGCGTTCACCATTGAGCGATACATTGCTATTTGTCACTCCATTAAGGCACAGTTCATATGCACGGTTTCCCGAGCAAAGAGGATTATAGCCGGAGTCTGGATCTGCACCTCACTCTACTGCACTATGTGGTTCTTTTTAGTAGACACGGATGAAAAAGTCTACACCAACGGGGTGGTGGTCACCTGTGGCTACAGGGTCTCCAGGAGTCTCTACATGCCCATTTATTTCCTGGACTTCACTCTGTTCTACGTCATCCCTCTGATTGTGGCCACAGTGTTGTACGGGCTCATTGCCAGGATTCTGTTCATGAGCCCGCTGCCATCACATCTGAACGACCGAGCCGGAGGAGGGTCAGTTCACCAGGGTCACTCCAACAGCACCAGCAATGCCAACAAGGGTGCAGTGTCTGCAAGAAAACAGGTACAGAAACCTCACTGTAGTAAATGTCAGATCTTACGCGTGCACTCATCACTGACTCTTACTAACCACGCACACCACTGAGTCATGGTTAGGATAGCTGTAGTCTTCAACATTAGTCTTCCATGTTTCCTTCTTTGTCTCAACAGATAACAAAGATGCTCGTTGTGGTGGTCGTCTTATTCGCCTTGCTCTGGATGCCTTACCGAACGCTGGTGGTGGTGAACTCCTTCATCGAACCGCCGTACCACAACACCTGGTTCCTGCTGTTCTGCCGGATGTGCATCTACATCAACAGTGCCATCAACCCCATCATTTATAACCTCATGTCTCAGAAGTTCCGTGTTGCTTTCAAACAGCTCTGCAAGTGCAACTGGCGACACAAAGAGGCCGAGTACAACGTGCCGATGTATTACAGCGTCATGAAGAATTTCTCCCATGAGAGCAATGAGCCggtcacagagcaggaggaagtcAGCGGACACACCACCAACAGGTGCAATGCGACGGATGATGATGCCAGCACGCTCAGCCTTTCTTAATGAAAGTTTAGTTGAGTTTACGAAGACAGactatgtgtgcatgtgaaccAAGTTTTATGTATCAGTAAATTCAGTACAATATGTCAGACGGAGCTTTAGTGGGCCACAGTGACACAGTGGTGATTCTGTCTTTAGTGCACATACAAAGGTGAGAATAAGTGAACGCTTTGTGTGATGCATGTTACTAAGGGTGCACACAGTGTTTCGGATTTTGCCTTGAGACCGTGTCCAGACTTTATGTTAATTTGTCAGTGCAACAGCAGTAAGTGCACTTGTGCTTTCCTCGTGGATTGTCCTGTACTGTACGCTCAAACACTTCAACAGCACTCATGACCCACAGTCCATATTTTAACATTTAGGTAATGTATTTTCCCATTTGAACCAGATAATATCAACAACATGCagacaacaacagaaacaatgaGGCCAGCTCCTGTCGCTCATCTCATTTATGTGGAACCATCTGTGTCTCAAGTTCAGCCTAACGACATAACATATTGAAACCTCCCTGACGGTGAGGATCAAGCTCTTCAGACAAGTTTCCTCTTGATTCCTGTGAAATGTGCTCTTTGGAGATCTCTTCAGATTTCTACTCTCTTTTGACTTATTTTACTGCTGCATTATGGTGTTTACTGATGTCCAAAACTAAGGTGGTGAATTGATTAAAATATTGTGCCTGCTAGATGCATGCAGTCCTTGTGAGCTTGTTATTGTTTAAGGTTCCAGTGCTGCTAGCATTTAGccgttttatttattcatccatAATTATCAAGGACAACTTCCCTTTTGTCAACTTACACAGGTGTGTTCAGCTTCACTGCCTGATTAGACTCTTGTGTAGATTAATCATGTGGGACCATATTCACTTTTTTGTTCTGTTATTATTCATCAGACTCTGGTAGACCACCATGGGAGCATATTTGCTACTTTGTGAAAACATTGTGAAAAAGTGGTGTCATAAATCTGTATAACAgtaggtagggtaggagatttcattctgatgcactttttgttaaattagtgtaacttttctttacaatccgatagcaatcgattagttcagcagtttcgctttaaaacgaagaatatttgtcatctgtggaagctataaaaagctaaaaacatcagccaatctgCGAGGCGcacctgtgcggagtattggctggttgtcactctcttcctgctctgcatgcaccagagagctacgtgcatgatggccgaagtcacagactggttgggaggcgtggcttcagggtgagctccgagagaacggggcgtgtgtttactttcaaaatctggctgaccctcactgagttttcaaaatctcctaccctacctttaaatgtgtgaaagtGTTAGTTTTACCTGAGCAATTTTACACAAAACCAACCATCCTTAGAACAAACTATGACTCGTTTCTATCCTCACAGCACATTAAGGGTCTTTGCATTCTGTTGCTTTGCTTCTCTTGGTGAGTTTGGTGACATCATGTAGTTCCTGGAATATCTCTATATTATTTTCAGCCTGACTGGAAGTCTAATCAGCCTTAATAATTAAAAACGCCTGCGCAGGAGTTCACAGCCTGACATCTTTCAGGTCTCTGTCGGCGAGAACGTTtttcctccttgtgttctcTGTGAATTCACCGCCACATTAACGAGCTATtaaccaccaaaaaaaaagcaatcctGCATCCTGAAGTTATGTCTGACTCCAGATGGACTGACTGTGCTGTATATAACCTAACACAGAGCAGGAGGCGATGACTGTGGAAGTTctggaggaaaaacacatcGGTTCTTATTCAAACATCTGCCATGTCATGGACTGAAAATGAAGTTG is part of the Parambassis ranga chromosome 7, fParRan2.1, whole genome shotgun sequence genome and harbors:
- the LOC114439145 gene encoding thyrotropin-releasing hormone receptor-like, with amino-acid sequence MENNTTIFQDITQVVNVTKIPVNPLEEKVITIFLTTLICGVGIAGNIMVVLVVLRTKHMVTPTNCYLVSLAVADLIVLLAAGLPNISDVVAFWIYGYTGCLCITYLQYLGINVSSCSITAFTIERYIAICHSIKAQFICTVSRAKRIIAGVWICTSLYCTMWFFLVDTDEKVYTNGVVVTCGYRVSRSLYMPIYFLDFTLFYVIPLIVATVLYGLIARILFMSPLPSHLNDRAGGGSVHQGHSNSTSNANKGAVSARKQITKMLVVVVVLFALLWMPYRTLVVVNSFIEPPYHNTWFLLFCRMCIYINSAINPIIYNLMSQKFRVAFKQLCKCNWRHKEAEYNVPMYYSVMKNFSHESNEPVTEQEEVSGHTTNRCNATDDDASTLSLS